In Gemmatimonadota bacterium, the DNA window GGGTCGTCGTATATGTCTTGTCGATCCGCGTCACGGGTGTTCATTAAGGGATATGTTGAGAAAAAACGGGACCGTGGGATCGCGTTTTTGGAGAAAGTCCATTGCTCTGTCGATACACCAGAAGGTGTGCATCTGTTCTTCGGGCAAGTGGTGTGGACGGCCAACCCATCCATTGGAGGAAATACCGTGGGCCATGCCGGGATGCACTTCGTTACGTTTGTGATATTGCTGTAGCCATTCGACATAGTCGTTGTGGGCGCCCCGGGTGGCATCGGCCAGTTGCATGTGGTCAAAACCATAGCGCTTGCGTGCAGGGGATAGGTGGAGTTTGCCGATCATTTCTGTTTGATACCCCGCCCTGGACAATTCGCCAGCGAGCGTGTGAGGCGGATGCCACTGAGCACTTTTGAATCCGACAACGCCATTTGCTGCGGGTGCTGTGCCGGTCATCAGGCACCGGCGAGCGGGTATGCAACTGGGGCATTCGGAGTATCCGCGGTGAAAGTGCGTGCCCGTGCGGGCAATCCAGTCCAGGTTGGGTGTTTGCAGACACGAGGGACTACACGGGTCGAGACCTATGCAGTCGCCGCGTTGCTGGTCGGTCATGATGAGCAGGATATTTGGTCGAGAGTCTGACATATTATTCTCCGCAGGGAATGACGGGTAGCGTGATGTGAGAAGGATATGCTTTTGAGTGATAGACGGTCTGATGGGCCTGGCGCATCTCGGTCTCACGACCCAGCGAGCCGCCTGTATTGAGGTTGCGGTCAAACCGGGGGAAATTGGAAGAAGATATTTCGAGGCGAATGCGATGGCCTTTTTTGAAGACGTTTCCGGTTACGCCGAGGTCAATTTCGTAGGCATAGATGCTACCGGATTTGAGCAGGGTGGGGTTGGTGAGGCTTTCCCGAAAGCGTGCACGCAAAATGCCGTCGCAGAGGTTCATGGCATACCCGGTGGGCGATACATCGACGAGCTTGGCGGTCCAGTCCGTGTCTGTGCAGTCGGTAGCGGCGTAGATGACGGCTTTGATGGGGCCCGTGACTTCCATGGCTGTTTCAAGGGGGGCGCTGGTGTAACAGAGTACGTCGCTTCGCATCTCTACGGGACGCTGGTCATAGGGACCCCACGGTACGATGTGGGGTGAGCAACAGTTGTTGCCGCCCATCGTCGGGACGGGGTAGCGAGGGTCATAAGTGTAGTGATCAGGCGATTCGTTCTCCGGTGATGCTGTGGAGAGCGTGCCGTTGCCGAGTAGCGTATTGGCACCGCCGCCGGAGTGCAGGTGCCATTTTTGCCATTGGGTTCTCGCAAGCGGCCATTCGCGTTCGTCGCGCCACTGGTTGATGCCCATGATGAAGAGACGCAAAGGCGGTTCATCCGCGATGCCGTTGTCAATACCCTTGAGCCAGTGGTCAAACCAGCGCTGTTCAAGACTTTCCAGATCGACCATTGACGGTGCTCCGAAGTCAATGTCGCCGGTTTTAGGCGATAGGCTGAGAGAGTGTGGCCAGGGGCCGACGATGAGTTTGCTCTTTTTGGCTTCTTCGGTGCGACCGTGCAGGCGCAAGCCGTTGAAGTTGGTGAAGGTCTGTGCCGCGTAAAGATCGTACCAGCCGCCCATGTTGAACGCGGGGACGGCGATTTCACCCCATTTGGTTTCGTCGTTGAATTGCTCCCAATAGTCGTCGTAAGCGGCATGTTCGACCCAGTCTTTCCAGAAATTCAGGTTTCGGCCCGCCTGTTCGTCCATTTCTATGAGGGGTAGTGCGCGGAAGGCTTCGGTCCAGTTGTGGAATTCAATGGTTTGTGCGGTGCGGGCGTTGGTACGCATGCCCCAGGTCATCATGACGTTGAGCTGGAAAGCACCGCCGGGGTGGACCAGGCCTGAGTAATAGTCCGTGCATATAACGCGAGGTGTGATGCATTTGAGGTACTGGCTGCGATACGGCGCGCTGCGCCACTGGACCGTGCCGCCATAGGAACTGCCAGCCATGCCGATGTTGCCATTGCACCATTCTTGTTTGCCAATCCATTCCTGAGTGTCGTACCCATCTTCGCCTTCCCGAAAGGCGTAATATTCCCCTTCTGAGTCCCACCGTCCGCGACAGTCTTGGATAACACAGGCATAACCATTGTTGGCAAGCCTCCGGGCTTTTTCAACCATGTTGTCGGCGTTGTTGCTATAAGG includes these proteins:
- a CDS encoding sulfatase-like hydrolase/transferase, whose product is MSDSRPNILLIMTDQQRGDCIGLDPCSPSCLQTPNLDWIARTGTHFHRGYSECPSCIPARRCLMTGTAPAANGVVGFKSAQWHPPHTLAGELSRAGYQTEMIGKLHLSPARKRYGFDHMQLADATRGAHNDYVEWLQQYHKRNEVHPGMAHGISSNGWVGRPHHLPEEQMHTFWCIDRAMDFLQKRDPTVPFFLNISLNEHP
- a CDS encoding CocE/NonD family hydrolase; amino-acid sequence: MQTNYDVNMQLDVKVPMRDDINLSADIYLPRAHGKFPTVLMRTPYSNNADNMVEKARRLANNGYACVIQDCRGRWDSEGEYYAFREGEDGYDTQEWIGKQEWCNGNIGMAGSSYGGTVQWRSAPYRSQYLKCITPRVICTDYYSGLVHPGGAFQLNVMMTWGMRTNARTAQTIEFHNWTEAFRALPLIEMDEQAGRNLNFWKDWVEHAAYDDYWEQFNDETKWGEIAVPAFNMGGWYDLYAAQTFTNFNGLRLHGRTEEAKKSKLIVGPWPHSLSLSPKTGDIDFGAPSMVDLESLEQRWFDHWLKGIDNGIADEPPLRLFIMGINQWRDEREWPLARTQWQKWHLHSGGGANTLLGNGTLSTASPENESPDHYTYDPRYPVPTMGGNNCCSPHIVPWGPYDQRPVEMRSDVLCYTSAPLETAMEVTGPIKAVIYAATDCTDTDWTAKLVDVSPTGYAMNLCDGILRARFRESLTNPTLLKSGSIYAYEIDLGVTGNVFKKGHRIRLEISSSNFPRFDRNLNTGGSLGRETEMRQAHQTVYHSKAYPSHITLPVIPCGE